A genomic segment from Bombus huntii isolate Logan2020A chromosome 13, iyBomHunt1.1, whole genome shotgun sequence encodes:
- the LOC126872576 gene encoding DNA repair protein REV1 isoform X2: MSRKRKSKAWGEDGFEDWGGYMAAKQAKLEQQFHNEADNEIKTSNIFEGIAIFVNGYTNPTADELRHLMMQHGGTYHHYMRPKATTHIIASNLPYSKIMLYRKSQNPIPICKSEWIMDSIKAGRILNFQKYLLYSHCTDVQLQLKCAIQNTGNKTNDTFQTHNVQRNNEVNSLKIGNSRTETIKHTSIQENTFNPVLPMSSRDTHSTKNSEFISEFYNNSRLHHIATMGATFKEYVNELRDKNNGEFPGLIRLKNIRLNRSLFGSQLEFNIVPNDLQEENKMIDSQDCIIMHIDMDCFFVSVGLRDRPELRGLPIAVTHAKGNKDGEHGSLSEIASCSYEARKAGVKNGMFLGEALKICPNLKPVPYNFEGYTEVSYMLYDIVASYTLDIEAVSCDEMYADCTKILEESSLTPMEFATIIRQEIKEKTGCPVSTGFGSNKLLARLATRKAKPDGQFYIQQEHINDCVSTFNVQDLPGVGWTTTHKLNNLNVRTCAELQAISLATLQKEFGKKTGDILYNMCRGVDHSKLNLEHVRKSVSAEVNYGIRFENNDDAIDFLKKLCREVCNRLNKINAKGRCITLKLLIRAKEAPKETEKFMGHGLCDYVTRSKNLISPISDVDIITKEVIILWNQMQKVPEDARGIGIQISKLEILKNKSRGTTLLNFIKNKPSSTVQRTIETNKGNEVQPLTHSDVVAVDSNDVNNEQKLHVPSGINESVFSELPKSKGLSDDNKDGGTVSVQNTNKTQPQKSVQMHQENFFKETKPGISRPKVEMPPIQEIDMSVLIELPEDIRNEILNEYSANKNQNQTNANTNKNSKSSTSKAATSTEIKCDEQNISYSQVDPEFLAALSEDLRRDVRMYCTVKNAEYNSKKRKDGMNSNGLVKNNENTKQIKKGEPNSKNKNSNKNGKATHSKNKKKNGQTLNKALKNVNELEQISKSKTNTGIAKFIMPPVEKTTSVNDRITTDDTEAILSHNRTISEDNDSANQHQDILIDLVNRLLNLPLKQMYDKNWKLHLAWDI; encoded by the exons atgtcaagaaaaaggaaaagcaaAGCTTGGGGGGAAGATGGATTTGAAGATTGG GGTGGATACATGGCTGCAAAGCAAGCGAAATTAGAACAACAATTTCACAATGAAGCAGACAATGAAATTAAAACATCTAATATATTTGAAGGAATAGCAATTTTTGTAAATGGTTACACTAATCCAACTGCAGATGAACTTCGTCATTTAATGATGCAACATGGGGGCACATATCACCACTATATGAGGCCAAAAGCAACAactcatattattgcatctaATTTGCCATATTcaaaaataatgttatataGGAAAAGTCAAAACCCAATACCTATATGTAAATCTGAATGGATTATGGATAGTATAAAGGCTGgtagaattttaaattttcaaaagtatTTGCTTTATTCTCATTGTACAGATGTACAACTACAATTAAAGTGTGCAATACAAAATACaggaaataaaacaaatgataCTTTTCAAACACataatgtacaaagaaataatgaaGTAAATAGTTTAAAAATTGGTAATAGTAGAACTGAAACAATAAAACATACTTCTATACAAGAAAATACCTTCAATCCTGTATTACCAATGAGTTCAAGAGATACTCATTCAACAAAAAATTCAGAATTCATAtcagaattttataataattcacGATTACATCACATTGCAACAATGGGAGCAACATTTAAAGAGTATGTTAATGAACTGAGAGATAAAAATAATGGAGAATTTCCAGGTCTTATTaggttaaaaaatattagattGAATAGATCATTATTTGGTTCTCAATTAGAATTTAATATTGTCCCAAATGATTTACAAGAGGAAAACAAGATGATAGATAGTCAAGATTGTATTATAATGCACATAGATATGGATTGCTTCTTTGTCTCAGTTGGTCTTAGAGATAGGCCAGAGTTGAGAGGCTTACCAATTGCAGTAACACATGCAAAAGGCAATAAGGATGGAGAACACGGTTCATTATCGGAAATAGCATCTTGCTCTTATGAAGCAAGGAAAGCTGGCGTAAAAAATGGCATGTTCTTAGGAGAGGCATTAAAAATATGTCCTAATTTAAAACCAGTACCATATAATTTTGAAGGCTATACAGAAGTTTCCTACATGTTGTACGATATTGTAGCATCATACACATTAGATATTGAAGCAGTTAGTTGTGATGAAATGTATGCAGACTGTACAAAAATATTGGAAGAATCTTCTTTAACACCAATGGAATTTGCAACTATAATTCGAcaggaaataaaagagaaaactGGTTGTCCTGTATCAACAGGGTTTGgaagtaataaattattggCAAGATTAGCAACAAGAAAAGCAAAGCCAGATGGTCAGTTTTATATACAACAGGAACATATTAATGATTGTGTTAGCACCTTCAATGTGCAAGACTTGCCAG gGGTTGGGTGGACAACAACACATAAATTAAACAACCTTAATGTACGAACATGTGCAGAGTTGCAAGCAATCTCATTGGCGACGTTACAGAAAGAATTTGGCAAAAAAACGGgtgatatattatataatatgtgTCGCGGTGTAGATCATTCAAAGCTTAATCTAGAACATGTTAGAAAATCTGTTTCGGCAGAGGTAAATTATGGAATAAGGTTTGAAAACAACGATGATGCAATAGactttttaaaaaagttatgTCGCGAAGTATGTAatcgattaaataaaattaacgcAAAAGGTAGATGCATCACCTTAAAACTTTTAATTAGAGCAAAAGAAGCACCTAAAGAAACTGAAAAATTTATGGGACATGGTTTATGCGATTACGTAACGAGATCAAAAAATCTTATCTCTCCCATTAGCGATGTCGATATTATAACAAA GGAAGTTATTATACTTTGGAATCAAATGCAAAAAGTGCCTGAAGATGCAAGGGGCATCGGTATACAAATATCTAAactagaaatattaaaaaataaatcccGTGGTACgactttattaaatttcattaaaaataaaccAAGTAGCACAGTTCAACGAactattgaaacaaataaaggCAACGAAGTTCAACCCTTAACACATTCGGATGTTGTCGCAGTAGATTCTAACGACGTTAATAATGAGCAAAAATTGCACGTTCCATCCGGTATCAACGAATCAGTCTTTTCCGAACTTCCGAAAAGTAAAGGATTATCAGATGATAATAAAGATGGAGGTACTGTTAGCGTACAAAATACGAACAAAACACAGCCACAGAAAAGTGTGCAAATGCATCAGGagaatttttttaaagaaacaaaacCTGGCATTTCCAGGCCAAAGGTGGAAATGCCACCTATTCAAGAGATCGACATGTCTGTTTTAATAGAACTACCTGAAGatatacgaaatgaaattcttAATGAATACAGTGCTAACAAAaatcaaaatcaaacgaatgcGAATAccaataaaaatagtaaatctTCAACCAGTAAAGCAGCAACTTCTACAGAAATTAAATGCGATGAGCAAAATATATCTTATTCACAAGTGGATCCAGAGTTTTTAGCTGCATTATCGGAAGATCTAAGACGCGATGTTCGAATGTATTGCACTGTTAAAAATGCAGAATACAattcgaaaaaaagaaaggatgGGATGAATAGTAATGGATTGgtaaaaaataacgaaaatacGAAACAGATTAAAAAAGGGGAACCTAAttccaaaaataaaaatagcaaTAAAAATGGCAAAGCGACAcattctaaaaataaaaaaaagaacggaCAAACATTAAACAAAGCATTGAAAAACGTAAATGAACTTGAACAGATATCGAAGAGTAAAACTAATACTGGTATTGCAAAATTCATAATGCCTCCCGTGGAAAAAACAACATCTGTGAATGATCGAATTACTACGGATGATACGGAGGCTATTCTTTCTCATAATCGTACTATCTCAGAAGATAATGACAGCGCGAACCAACAtcaagatattttaattgacCTCGTAAATCGTTTACTTAATCTACCTCTGAAACAG ATGTATGACAAAAACTGGAAATTGCATTTGGCATGGGACATATAG
- the LOC126872576 gene encoding DNA repair protein REV1 isoform X1 has translation MSRKRKSKAWGEDGFEDWGGYMAAKQAKLEQQFHNEADNEIKTSNIFEGIAIFVNGYTNPTADELRHLMMQHGGTYHHYMRPKATTHIIASNLPYSKIMLYRKSQNPIPICKSEWIMDSIKAGRILNFQKYLLYSHCTDVQLQLKCAIQNTGNKTNDTFQTHNVQRNNEVNSLKIGNSRTETIKHTSIQENTFNPVLPMSSRDTHSTKNSEFISEFYNNSRLHHIATMGATFKEYVNELRDKNNGEFPGLIRLKNIRLNRSLFGSQLEFNIVPNDLQEENKMIDSQDCIIMHIDMDCFFVSVGLRDRPELRGLPIAVTHAKGNKDGEHGSLSEIASCSYEARKAGVKNGMFLGEALKICPNLKPVPYNFEGYTEVSYMLYDIVASYTLDIEAVSCDEMYADCTKILEESSLTPMEFATIIRQEIKEKTGCPVSTGFGSNKLLARLATRKAKPDGQFYIQQEHINDCVSTFNVQDLPGVGWTTTHKLNNLNVRTCAELQAISLATLQKEFGKKTGDILYNMCRGVDHSKLNLEHVRKSVSAEVNYGIRFENNDDAIDFLKKLCREVCNRLNKINAKGRCITLKLLIRAKEAPKETEKFMGHGLCDYVTRSKNLISPISDVDIITKEVIILWNQMQKVPEDARGIGIQISKLEILKNKSRGTTLLNFIKNKPSSTVQRTIETNKGNEVQPLTHSDVVAVDSNDVNNEQKLHVPSGINESVFSELPKSKGLSDDNKDGGTVSVQNTNKTQPQKSVQMHQENFFKETKPGISRPKVEMPPIQEIDMSVLIELPEDIRNEILNEYSANKNQNQTNANTNKNSKSSTSKAATSTEIKCDEQNISYSQVDPEFLAALSEDLRRDVRMYCTVKNAEYNSKKRKDGMNSNGLVKNNENTKQIKKGEPNSKNKNSNKNGKATHSKNKKKNGQTLNKALKNVNELEQISKSKTNTGIAKFIMPPVEKTTSVNDRITTDDTEAILSHNRTISEDNDSANQHQDILIDLVNRLLNLPLKQVKIQIQTWITNSKIVNEVDFLSLATFLSMLPEKRRIEDLHVLLKTMHRCMTKTGNCIWHGTYRKTVKYVQHYMQIEYNSNLMVPPIKCNLLQCNSDVM, from the exons atgtcaagaaaaaggaaaagcaaAGCTTGGGGGGAAGATGGATTTGAAGATTGG GGTGGATACATGGCTGCAAAGCAAGCGAAATTAGAACAACAATTTCACAATGAAGCAGACAATGAAATTAAAACATCTAATATATTTGAAGGAATAGCAATTTTTGTAAATGGTTACACTAATCCAACTGCAGATGAACTTCGTCATTTAATGATGCAACATGGGGGCACATATCACCACTATATGAGGCCAAAAGCAACAactcatattattgcatctaATTTGCCATATTcaaaaataatgttatataGGAAAAGTCAAAACCCAATACCTATATGTAAATCTGAATGGATTATGGATAGTATAAAGGCTGgtagaattttaaattttcaaaagtatTTGCTTTATTCTCATTGTACAGATGTACAACTACAATTAAAGTGTGCAATACAAAATACaggaaataaaacaaatgataCTTTTCAAACACataatgtacaaagaaataatgaaGTAAATAGTTTAAAAATTGGTAATAGTAGAACTGAAACAATAAAACATACTTCTATACAAGAAAATACCTTCAATCCTGTATTACCAATGAGTTCAAGAGATACTCATTCAACAAAAAATTCAGAATTCATAtcagaattttataataattcacGATTACATCACATTGCAACAATGGGAGCAACATTTAAAGAGTATGTTAATGAACTGAGAGATAAAAATAATGGAGAATTTCCAGGTCTTATTaggttaaaaaatattagattGAATAGATCATTATTTGGTTCTCAATTAGAATTTAATATTGTCCCAAATGATTTACAAGAGGAAAACAAGATGATAGATAGTCAAGATTGTATTATAATGCACATAGATATGGATTGCTTCTTTGTCTCAGTTGGTCTTAGAGATAGGCCAGAGTTGAGAGGCTTACCAATTGCAGTAACACATGCAAAAGGCAATAAGGATGGAGAACACGGTTCATTATCGGAAATAGCATCTTGCTCTTATGAAGCAAGGAAAGCTGGCGTAAAAAATGGCATGTTCTTAGGAGAGGCATTAAAAATATGTCCTAATTTAAAACCAGTACCATATAATTTTGAAGGCTATACAGAAGTTTCCTACATGTTGTACGATATTGTAGCATCATACACATTAGATATTGAAGCAGTTAGTTGTGATGAAATGTATGCAGACTGTACAAAAATATTGGAAGAATCTTCTTTAACACCAATGGAATTTGCAACTATAATTCGAcaggaaataaaagagaaaactGGTTGTCCTGTATCAACAGGGTTTGgaagtaataaattattggCAAGATTAGCAACAAGAAAAGCAAAGCCAGATGGTCAGTTTTATATACAACAGGAACATATTAATGATTGTGTTAGCACCTTCAATGTGCAAGACTTGCCAG gGGTTGGGTGGACAACAACACATAAATTAAACAACCTTAATGTACGAACATGTGCAGAGTTGCAAGCAATCTCATTGGCGACGTTACAGAAAGAATTTGGCAAAAAAACGGgtgatatattatataatatgtgTCGCGGTGTAGATCATTCAAAGCTTAATCTAGAACATGTTAGAAAATCTGTTTCGGCAGAGGTAAATTATGGAATAAGGTTTGAAAACAACGATGATGCAATAGactttttaaaaaagttatgTCGCGAAGTATGTAatcgattaaataaaattaacgcAAAAGGTAGATGCATCACCTTAAAACTTTTAATTAGAGCAAAAGAAGCACCTAAAGAAACTGAAAAATTTATGGGACATGGTTTATGCGATTACGTAACGAGATCAAAAAATCTTATCTCTCCCATTAGCGATGTCGATATTATAACAAA GGAAGTTATTATACTTTGGAATCAAATGCAAAAAGTGCCTGAAGATGCAAGGGGCATCGGTATACAAATATCTAAactagaaatattaaaaaataaatcccGTGGTACgactttattaaatttcattaaaaataaaccAAGTAGCACAGTTCAACGAactattgaaacaaataaaggCAACGAAGTTCAACCCTTAACACATTCGGATGTTGTCGCAGTAGATTCTAACGACGTTAATAATGAGCAAAAATTGCACGTTCCATCCGGTATCAACGAATCAGTCTTTTCCGAACTTCCGAAAAGTAAAGGATTATCAGATGATAATAAAGATGGAGGTACTGTTAGCGTACAAAATACGAACAAAACACAGCCACAGAAAAGTGTGCAAATGCATCAGGagaatttttttaaagaaacaaaacCTGGCATTTCCAGGCCAAAGGTGGAAATGCCACCTATTCAAGAGATCGACATGTCTGTTTTAATAGAACTACCTGAAGatatacgaaatgaaattcttAATGAATACAGTGCTAACAAAaatcaaaatcaaacgaatgcGAATAccaataaaaatagtaaatctTCAACCAGTAAAGCAGCAACTTCTACAGAAATTAAATGCGATGAGCAAAATATATCTTATTCACAAGTGGATCCAGAGTTTTTAGCTGCATTATCGGAAGATCTAAGACGCGATGTTCGAATGTATTGCACTGTTAAAAATGCAGAATACAattcgaaaaaaagaaaggatgGGATGAATAGTAATGGATTGgtaaaaaataacgaaaatacGAAACAGATTAAAAAAGGGGAACCTAAttccaaaaataaaaatagcaaTAAAAATGGCAAAGCGACAcattctaaaaataaaaaaaagaacggaCAAACATTAAACAAAGCATTGAAAAACGTAAATGAACTTGAACAGATATCGAAGAGTAAAACTAATACTGGTATTGCAAAATTCATAATGCCTCCCGTGGAAAAAACAACATCTGTGAATGATCGAATTACTACGGATGATACGGAGGCTATTCTTTCTCATAATCGTACTATCTCAGAAGATAATGACAGCGCGAACCAACAtcaagatattttaattgacCTCGTAAATCGTTTACTTAATCTACCTCTGAAACAG gtaaaaatacaaatacaaacgTGGATCACTAATTCTAAAATCGTGAATGAAGTAGACTTTTTATCGCTTGCGACATTTCTTAGCATGCTCCCGGAGAAAAGGCGCATCGAAGATTTACATGTATTATTGAAAACCATGCATAG ATGTATGACAAAAACTGGAAATTGCATTTGGCATGGGACATATAGGAAAACAGTAAAATACGTTCAACATTATATGCAAATTGAATATAACAGTAACCTCATGGTACCACCAATCAAATGCAACCTTTTGCAATGTAACAGTGATGTAATgtaa
- the LOC126872579 gene encoding mitochondrial 2-oxoglutarate/malate carrier protein-like, with translation MSNQKTVPTSINFLFGGTAGMAATCVVQPLDLIKNRMQLSGTKTSTINVISSILKNEGALALYAGLSAGLLRQASYTTTRLGTYEWLSQLISKDSQPNFIMKVLIGCTAGCVGAFVGTPAEVALIRMTADGRLPIAERRNYKNAFNALVRIVKEEGFLALWRGTIPTMGRAMVVNAAQLASYSQSKEMLLNTGYFENNITLHFVSSMISGLVTTAASMPVDIAKTRIQNMKIVDGRPEFKGAVDVIIQVCRNEGIFSLWKGFFPYYARLGPHTVLTFVFVEQMRDFYRTSDTL, from the exons ATGAGTAATCAAAAGACAGTGCCAACTTCAATAAACTTCCTTTTTGGGGGAACAGCAGg AATGGCTGCAACATGTGTTGTTCAACCattagatttaataaaaaatcgaATGCAACTAAGTGGTACTAAGACGTCAACGATAAATGTAATATCTTCTATCTTAAAAAATGAGGGTGCTTTAGCTTTATATGCAGGCTTATCTGCTGGTTTATTGCGTCAAGCTTCATATACAACTACAAGACTTGGTACATATGAATGGCTGTCACAATTAATTTC AAAAGACAGTCAACcaaattttataatgaaagTATTGATAGGTTGTACTGCTGGTTGTGTAGGAGCATTTGTCGGTACTCCAGCTGAAGTTGCCTTAATTAGAATGACTGCCGATGGTAGACTACCTATTG CTGAGAGACGcaattataaaaatgcatTTAATGCATTAGTTCGAATAGTCAAAGAGGAGGGCTTTTTAGCATTGTGGAGAGGTACTATTCCAACAATGGGAAGGGCTATGGTTGTAAATGCAGCTCAATTGGCATCATATTCTCAATCTAAAGAAATGTTACTTAACACTG gatattttgaaaacaatattacattacattttgTAAGTTCTATGATATCAGGTTTAGTAACTACCGCTGCCTCTATGCCAGTTGATATTGCTAAAACAAG GAttcaaaatatgaaaattgtgGATGGTAGACCAGAATTTAAAGGTGCAGTAGATGTTATAATTCAGGTGTGCCGAAATGAAGGAATATTTTCATTGTGGAAAGGTTTCTTTCCTTATTACGCCCGTCTAGGTCCACATACTGTCTTGACATTTGTTTTTGTAGAACAAATGCGTGATTTTTACAGAACATCTGACACACTTTAA